aaaaaaatatgcaaaattaTGGATATGGCAATTAATGCCAGAGTTCCAATTATCGGACTAAATGATTCTGGTGGAGCCAGAATTCAGGAAGGAGTAAATTCTCTTGCTGGTTATGGagaaatttttcaaagaaacGTAAATGCATCGGGTGTTATACCACAAATTTCTTTAATTATGGGCCCATGTGCAGGAGGTGCAGTTTATTCCCCAGCATTAACTGACTTTACTTTCATGGTGAAAAACAGTTCATATATGTTTATAACCGGGCCAGATGTAGTAAAAAAGGTTACCTACGAAGATGTAAGTTTCGAAGACCTCGGTGGAGCAAAAATTCATACAAGCAAAACAGGAGTAGCGGATTTTGCATTCAATAATGATGTTGAAATGCTGCTAAAAATGCGTGAATTCTTTACTTTCTTACCAGCAAATAATCAAGAATCACCAAAATCTGCACCAATCTGTAATGATGTTGACGACATTGATGAATCCTTAAACACTCTAATTCCTACCAATCCTAATACTCCTTATGATATGTATGAACTCATTGAAAAGGTGTGCGATGAGAGGAATTTCTTTGAACTGAAGCCTGATTTTGCTCGTAATATCATAACTGGTTTTGGTAGAATTGGAGGAAATACTGTCGGTATTGTTGCAAATCAACCTATGCACCTTGCAGGATGTTTGGATATTGATTCTTCAAGAAAAGCTGCAAGGTTTGTAAGGTTTTGTGACGCATTTAACATTCCCATCATCACACTTATTGATGTTCCAGGATTTCTGCCAGGTACAAATCAAGAATACAATAATATAATACAACACGGAGCGAAACTGCTTTACGCTTACGCTGAAGCGACCGTGCCAAAAATTAGCCTTATCACTAGAAAAGCGTATGGTGGTGCATACATTGTTATGAATTCGAAACATCTAAAAGGTGATATAAATTATGCCTGGCCAACTGCTGAAATAGCTGTGATGGGCCCTGAAAGTGCAGTTGAAATTATATTTAGGCATGAAAAAGACCAGCAAACGTTAATCAAAGAATATAAAGAGAAATTTGCTAATCCATTTTTTGCTGCATCACATGGATACATTGATGACATTATAGTACCAAGTAAAACAAGGTATCACTTTTGTAAAGCATTAGAGCTACTCAAAAACAAGAAGGTAGAAAGGATATGGAAAAAGCATGACAACTTACCTCTGTAACTTTCTTCTAAGCCTTGCTTACAAGTTATGcaatattataagtgtaatcAGTGTGCCGTTACCAAGACTCGAACTTGGGACCTCGTCATTACCAATGACGTACTCTACCACCTGAGCTACAACGGCAGGCTTATATATTATGATAATGAATAATACAAAAAGGAATAAGGAAAAAGAAGAGGAGAAAAAAAGATTAGCGAAAGCTTTAAAGCAAAAcattttgaaaagaaaaaaacagcaacagaGTAGACAAGATGCCAGAACTACCGGAAGTGGAAGTCATATCTAACTTCTTGcttgataaaattaaaaacaagcaAATTAGTAATGTTATAGTTAATAATTGGAATTTACGTGCcccaataacaaaaaatattgatgATATGCTAAAGGGCAAAGTCATACGCAACATCAAGCGTAGAGGTAAGTATACGATCTGGAATACAGATGGTAGTATGGCTGTAATCATACATCTTGGCATGAGTGGAAAGCTTATATATGCTGAACACGATCAAGCGCAGAATAAACATGATCACgtagtgtttttgttttctgacaatacttcaataatttttaatgacCCAAGAAGATTTGGATTAgttattgttttaaataaagaacaggaaataaatttttttgacgATTTCGGAATAGAGCCCCTCACGGATGAATTCAGTGGAGACTATTTACAGGAGTtgctgaaaaacaaaaaagcaaatatCAAATCAGCATTAATGGACAATAAATTAATAGTTGGCGTAGGCAACATATATGCTTCTGAGAGCTTGTTTAGAGCCCGCATATCACCACTCAGGCCAGCAAAAAACTTGACCTATAGAGAGTACGAAAAACTTGCtgctgaaataaaaaatactctGAGTGATGCAATTGCTGCAGGCGGCTCAACACTGAAAGATTATGCACAGCCATCTGGATCTGCTGGATACTTTCAAAATAACTTTTACGTATATGGTAAAGTTCAAAAACCTTGCAAGATTTGCAATAATATCATAACACTTATACGACAAAATGGCCGTAGCACTTATTTTTGCAACGCGTGCCAGAattaagattttattttttgatatgATATTTTCATCTGAAAAAGATCCgattgatttattttcaaagTGGTATAAAGAAGTACTCAATTCGTCATATAGAGAACCAACTGCAATGACGCTAGCAACGTGTAGCAAAGACTGCATTCCATCTGCAAGAGTAGTATTACTAAAGGAATATAGTAAAGAAGGTTTTGTGTTCTTCACTAACATAAATAGTAGAAAAGGAAAAGAATTGACCGAGAACCCTAAAGCTGCATTAGTGTTTCACTGGATAGAATTTTCTAGGCAGGTAAGAATTGAAGGAGAGGTTAAACTCCTAAACAGTAAAAAAGCTGATGAATATTTCTCTTCTCGAGCACGTGATAGTCAAATTAGCGCATGGTGCTCAAAACAATCGAGCATTCTGAAAGATTGGCAAGATTTTGAGCAAGCTATAAAATTAAAGGAAAAAGAATTTCACAATACACAAGTTTCTCGTCCTGACTTTTGGGTGGGATTTTGCGTAATCCCAAAAGTAATTGAATTTTGGCAAGAAGGTGAATATAGGAAGCATATTAGATTTAGATACACTCTTGTTGAGGGAAGCGATTGGAAAGTGGAACAACTATATCCTTAAAAATGGTTGCGGGAGTAGGATTTGAACCTACGACCTTCAGGTTATGAGCCTGACGAGCTACCGAGCTGCTCCATCCCGCGTCGTTGCTTATTTAGttattatatatacaaataatgaaaaaagaaaaataaaatttcaccACATGCAAATATCGACACACTTATTAACTTTTCTTGACATAATAGTTGGTTATATACGTAACAATCTGCGCAATGAACAATATAACTTGATACTGTGGTTTCCTGTTTTTCAGTGTGTAGGAATTCTAACCTATTTTTCCCTAAGTTTTGAACCAAGCTGCATATctatttttcttttgcttttacCCACACTAATTTTGATTGCAATATTGTATAAAAGGTACGCGATATTGTGTATCGCTTTAATTGCAGTGCTCATAGGATTTACAGCTAGTAAATTAAGAACAGCTTTAGTTGATACTCAAATTCTTGATAAAGAGAGATATGTAAAAGATATCGTTGCCACAGTGAAGGATATTAACGACAGGGGCTCATATAAACAATTTCTGCTTTCTGTTGAAAAATCCCCTACTATCTCAAAATCCTCTCCTGTCATCCCAGCGCCCCCTTTTGTCATCCCAGTACTTGATACTGGGAtccagaaaaaaaagatatgGATTCCAGCGTCACGCGCTGGAATGACACCGGATAGAGCTCTAGATAACATCAGAATATCAGTTAGAACCAAAGTGGAAAAAGGCATTAAAATAGGCGATCAAGTAAAATTATCAGCAAAACTCTTCCCTCTAAAGATTGCGCCCTCGGAGTATGCATACGATTTTGCAAGAATAGCATATTACCAGAAAATAAGTGCAACAGGCTTTGCAACAAGCAAAATAGCCCTGCACAAAAAGGCTGAAGCAAGGAAATTTCAAGAATATATAGAATCTTTCCGTCAATACATTTATGAAAACCTGCAGCAAAATATCAAGAAACCACATGCGGATATAATCTCTGCATTACTGATCGGTAAAAAAGATGGCATAGATCAAAAAACTATGGACGCGATACGAGATTCAGGTATAGCACATTTGTTTGCCATATCTGGTTTGCATTTATCATTCGTTGCTGGTCTGTTTTTTGTAGTGTTTCGTAATTTATTCGCAATATCTGAAACTTTGACTCTTAAGTATAACACCAAGAAAATATCTGCATTCCTTACTATCTTGCCAACCACGTTTTATTTGTTGATTACCGGTATGCAAATTTCTGCTCAGCGTGCCTACATCATGGTGATTTTAGTACTCGTTGCAATAATGATAGAGAGAAAATATCGAGGGTTAATAGCAATTGCGTTTGCTGCTGCAGTGATACTTATCATAGAACCTGAAGCAATTTTAAAGCCTGGCTTTCAGATGTCATTTTCTGCTGTTTTGGCACTGGTTGCCAGTTATCAAATTAATgctaataaattattcaaaataaaaataatgaaatattttgtgtcGATAATGATCAGCTCAGTAATAGCAAGTTTAGCAACTGTTCCGTATAcgatatataattttaattatttttcaattagtGGCATTATCACAAATTTAGTTGCTATACCAATAGTTACATTAATTATTATTCCACTTGGAATAATTTATGTCTTATTGATTCCTTTAGGTATTGAATGGATTATAGCGCCATTTATAGAGCGCCCAATTAACAGCATTTTGTATATAACAAACGCTATCGCTAGTCTTCAGTATTTGGTTATTCCCATTCGTACTTTTCCTGCCTCATcaattattataataacatTTGGGTTATTGTGGCTGTGCTTGTGGGAAAGAAATTGGcgttttttgggatttttttttattgtactAGGTATTTGCTTTAGCGCTGCATATAAAACCCCCGACATCCTAATAAATGCTGATAATGTTGCTGCAAAGGAGAGTGATAACTTACTATATTCTCTCACTAGAAAAAGCAGAAATTTTGTTATCAAAACGTGGGCAAAGCAAAACGGACAGAaccaaattttgaatcatACAAAATATAGCAACCCAGATAAAAGACTAAAATATGGCTGTATATACaataaaggaaataataaGTCAGTGTTGCTAGCTTATAAAAAAGAAGATATTTCAGAAAATTGTGATAAAGTTGATTTAACAATTCAATTAAGTGAGTTTGACTATTCAGCTTGCAACACtaaaattacacaggccaacagcaaaaaatctccacgcataattttacctgctccataacctttaggctcccctgaaccaaagtccagaacaaacataggttctatcacccaccgtttccgcggtacacctaagagaagaaattgatcaaatattaccatatattgaattaggtaggccgtgaaatggctacgaccatcattgtttccagtacatttcatttttgaaatgtatgtgtaccaactaaaattaaaaaatggtatctagcagttaccatatctttggaatactcatccaaagttgaaatctcagattttctacgttaagttttggtcttctatgatttttccccaaacatttttctatggaagatttttattttcttattgaaatcagtagatcataccatgttttaattttggatttaaggaaaaactcgaaataattttattgaatttaatataggtggttcaacaatattttcttcaattaaattggagtttttaatctcatattttcaaaaagtcatggctatctacaactgtttctatattcaaaacgtatctattgcaggttcagcttgtttagtagctttacagaagttgtagatagccatgactttttgaaaatatgagattaaaaactccaatttaattgaagaaaatattgttgaaccacctatattaaattcaataaaattatttcgagtttttccttaaatccaaaattaaaacatggtatgatctactgatttcaataagaaaataaaaatcttccatagaaaaatgtttggggaaaaatcatagaagaccaaaacttaacgtagaaaatctgagatttcaactttggatgagtattccaaagatatggtaactgctagataccattttttaattttagttggtacacatacatttcaaaaatgaaatgtactggaaacaatgatggtcgtagccattacacggcctacataattcaatatatggtaaaatttgataaatttcttctcttaggtgtaccgcggaaacggtgggtgatagaatctatgtttgttctggactttggttcaggggagcctaaagattatggagcaggtaaaattatgcgtggaggaaaaaaaaagttggaaattgtcggcctgtgttattaaacATGCTGATCTAGAAACGTATGGCACACATTCTGTTTGGTTAACAAATCGTTACGTAAAGATTAATACAGTGCGCTCCAATAGGCCTTGGCACATgttgaaaaattaagaaacttGATTTTAAGGTTTGGTTAATGTATACCTAAATAAGTTTAAACTAGAAAAATGTTATGGTTACAGACACTCAAGATCCTTTCAAAGactattttgattttttaggaTTTAGAAAACTTTCTGACCAGCCCAGTAGAATTTTGAGCTCTATAAGAAAGTATTCTGGTACTATATCGATAGCAAGTACCATTGCTGCTCTTATAGCATTTACTACCTTTTCTATTCAGCCTGTTATAGTAAGTATTGCTGGATTTGCGTTCACGCCAGCACCTCTTGCCTTTATTCCTCTTGCAGTTCTCTTATTTACTGCTGTTATAAACTttataaatacacaaaaaataaaagagaatgAGATAGATAAAAAAGTAGGAAACTGTCAAGTTGATGAACAGTACAGCCAGATTGTTCAAGAAGccgaaaaaattgaaattgtaaCAAATTTAGATCGTAAGAGGAAAAAGCTTTTAATAGTTTTACCAATTTCTAAGACGCAGAGAGAAATACTAGAAGATATAAAAGCAGAAAATAGAAATAGGATTTTCTTATTTACTGGATCATATGTATTTGGTGCTATTATAGTAGTTTCAGCAATATCACAATCCATTAATGCTCCAATAACATTAATATCTTTATTAGTCGTTGTTCTTGTATGCATCATATCAACACTTAGCAATCTAATAAGTAATAGCGTAGATCATGAAAATCATACTATTAGAAACCACAGTACTTTAGGTCTTCTACTTCCATACTGGTCTGGAAAGGGCATGGTTGTATCAGTAATAGAAAATAAGCTTGGTAAAAAGGAAAATGAACTAATATCTCTAATGAAAGAACTGCTTAGTCCGTTTTGCGACTCATTTGGCAGTAACCTTAAAAAAGCTTGCGATTTACTTGATAATAGTCTTTTAAAGCCTGCAAGTATTGACATTAAAGAAACGCTTAATGATATAAGAGGTGATTTAAAAGTTTTACTCAATAATTTAGAAGAGATTATAGAGCAAGATGTAGATAAAGTGAAAAAGAACGCTAATACAGAGATAACTACGTGCTTGAAAGGCATTAGTAAAAGTATAGGTGAGTCATTGAAAGAGATACGTACTGAATTGAAAGAAAAACTTAACCAACTTCAGCCTTCAGGAATAGGAAATTATCTTGTTAAATTTGTGCCAACTACAAGCAACAGACAAGCTGGTAATACTGGAGATTCTCATGATCAAAATCACTCTTTGGAAagtgatgatgatgaggagGAGTTCTTTGATTGTTTTGCGCTTActgaggaaaataaaaaagaaataattcaaGAAGTacgtaaaataataaatgacgTGGTACGGAATAAGCTTGAGCCGATACAAGAACAGCTTGCAACGTTGCAAGCAAACGGCAGTCCTGATAGCGCTTTAGGATCTGAAGATGTAGATAATATTGACCAATTTCCATTAACATTAGAAGATACAGTAAAAGCACGACGTAAAACAGTAAGAAATTTGGAACTAGAAGAAGAAAACAATAGGCTGATAAAAAAAGAGCAGAAGTTAACACAAAGAAAACCTGAACAAGAAAAAACAGATGAATGGAAAGAAAAAATCAACGGCAAACCAAGTGACtttctatattatttattagaaTCTATTAAGCTGGAAGAAAAagataataaagaaaaaaaggttGAGGCAACATTACGAGATTTTGATAATAAAGTTACAATCTACTGGAAAGATGGCTCTCAAACAATTTGccatattaaaaaacaaggtGATCTGCAAATTGAGTCTAGTGCAACAATGTTTACAGACCCAAATGTTCAAGCAGCATGGGAAATGGCGCGGGGTAAATCACTATAGATCACTCAATAATAACCTTAAGTGTTAATAATGATAAAGAGAAATTAAGGTTAGACACCTATATAGCTGAAAAATGCAACATATCACGCAGTAAAGCTCAAAGATTGATACAAAATGGGCAGGTGAAATTACTTGGCATACCGATAATTAATAATGATCACATAGTAAAACCAGGTGAAGAGTATATAGTACATCTCGTTCAACCTGACATATCCACATCAATTGAGCCTAATTATGACATAAAACTTGATATCGTCTATGAAGATGAGGACATTATAGTTCTGAGTAAACAAAGTGGATTAACAGTGCACCCAGGTGCTGGGACAAACAATGATACGCTTTTGAACGCAGTTATCGCTCACCTTGGTAAAATCCCTTACAGCCATGTAAGACCAGGAATTGTTCATAGACTCGATAAAGATACTAGTGGGCTGATGGTAATTGCAAAAAATGAAGAAGCCCATGGTTTTTTGTCTGAATTGTTATCAAATCGTAAAATAAAGCGAGAATATTTAGCAATAGTTTGGGGAATATTATCTTCTCAGCAAGGCACGATAAAAACTAACATTGCTCCCAAACGCGGTAATAAAGAAATGATGTGTGTAACAAAAATCACAGGCAAATTAGCAATCACTCACTATTTAGTGCAAAAAGTTATAGGACAAGTAAGCCTCGTTAAATGCACTTTAGAGACAGGCAGAACACACCAAATTCGAGTCCACATGAGCCACATAGGACATTCCATAGTTGGTGATCAAGTTTATGGAAAAAATAGTAGTAAAAGCACAAAATATGCTAAAAACTCTAGTTTTATTCGTAATTTCAATAGACAAGCACTACATGCTTATACACTGGGCTTATATCACCCCAAAAGTAAGGGATACATGGAATTTGTCTCTGATTTACCGCAAGatataaaaactttaattggTGAGTTTGACAACATATCTTAATAACATTCGTATTAACCTATCAATATTATCATCCATGTTATCAGGAAGTTAATTAATGAAAGAAAAACTGCTGCACTACCTAGATCTTTCACCTTTTTTGAAAGTATGTGTTGTTCACTGGAAATACGCTCAATTGTCGTTTCAAAAGCAGTGTTAACAATTTCCACAATTAACACCAGGAATAGGCTGCTTATCATTACTGCACGTTCTAGATTACTTACatccaaaacaaacaaaattgaGACACATACTATAAAAAGCAGTAACTCCTGTCTGAACGCAATTTCTGATATAAAAGCTGATTTTATTCCTTCACAAGAGTATTGAATTGCTTTTATTAGACGAATAATGCCCTTCTTCATTATTATTCACAAAACCCTTTAATCAAAATTTTAACTCATTTGGATTTGCTACACCCTATAGCATTTTTATCATTTGTTCACCCTATTGGTTTTGAAATTAAGATTTACTGCAACTACAATAAGTACTCTTATCATCACATTTTGGTGTTAAGTCAGGATAGAACGTGAGTATAGCATCATTCTTTCTTACAAACACTGATTGATAATCGTCATCTTCCATTTCATATAGACACATTCCATCTTTTCCTAATTCCTTAAACGCCTTAGTTGCAGAAATTATCGGCATGAAGGTTATATGCGTATCCATTTGGGCATTTAACTTTCACTTCCCCATCCTTACCTAAATATTTCATTCCAAATGTATAAACTGGCGGCTTAATATCTGATTTATTGCATAGGATTCCAAATTGCACCTGCCCATTTATCTTCTTGAGCTTCAACATATCTACCTACAAAATGCATACCACCTAGTTTATCGTTTGGCTCACCacaaaaaatatgtccaaaCCCTATAGTTTCTTTTTCACTTCCACTATTTGTAAACCAAATGTTAGCCAGTTCATCTTTAAGTAACTCCAAATCCGCATCTGGCGTAATCACTTATATATTCCTTTCACTACTTCTTGATGCTGCGGACAACTAagtaaaattttgaaatcttCTTTATCTGGATGTGCTCCCCAATCTCCACAGGAGAAAATTTATTAGTCCAACTGCTTTGCACTTTGGTTACGTCTTTAGTGGCAGTTTTATTGCTGTATTCCTTGATTTCCTTATCTATTCTCTCCATCATTTGTGAATCAAGGTAGCTCTTTTTCCATTGGCCAGTAGCAAGGAACACTTTGTTTAAGTCTTGAGTGCGGATTAAGTATTCTTTATCTTTAGGGTAAACCTCCTGCGCCCAAGCAAATAGCTCAAAATAGCGTGCAAATAATTCAGATGCACGTGATTTTGCAGTTTGATAAGCCTGTATCTCCTTAAATATAACTTGGCCGATAATTTTCTGCACAAGAATATTTGCTTGCTTTAGGTTCTGCTCAATATCCTGGTAAACTTTATGGAGGAATTCCTGCTCCAAATTTAAGTTCAGTTCATTTTCAACCATGTGTGAAAGTTCATGCACTATAATGTATGGGTTTGACTTCCTCAGTACAATAACATATCTATTTACACTGGAAGACCTGATTGTCTTACACACTCCCTCTTCCATATCCACTAATCCCTCTTGGTATATTTCAAATGAGAGCCTATTTTGCTTTATTAGTGATAAAGTGAGGTTTAATGTGTTTCTAAACTTCTCAAATTGATAGAGATATTCGACATACCGTATTGCATTTTCACTGCTTCCTACTTGAGTTgcttgttttattaaattcctGATTAGCATACCTTATTATTAAAGGAATTCTTTTTATACTCAAGAATTGATTGGCTACAAAGTGTTTTTAGGAAGCCTGATTGCATAGCTAAAGTAATTCATGTTTACTGataaccgtcataccgcgattcattccaTAGCTGTACGAACATTGTGATTTGAGAGCAATTTCCATAAGGGAggatgtcattccagtgcttggCACTGGAATCCAGCCTTTCCATAATCATCAAAACATTGTATTTTAACGTAAAACAGCTATTTTTATGCTCACCAACTTAATAAAATTCCTGGATCCAAGTAGTcagggcactgggatgacattaCAGGGGCACTGAAATGACACCATTTTCGGTCTCTTAAATTGCTTtagccataaatatttaagaaatttactaaataaaaaaaaggcaaaagaagccccgtgGTGGTTGGCTATTTACTATGTACTAAAATATCGgcgttttttttattctaaaacGCTTGATTAAGAGCGATTTAGCTGCTTTTAA
The DNA window shown above is from Drosophila ananassae strain 14024-0371.13 chromosome 4 unlocalized genomic scaffold, ASM1763931v2 tig00000240, whole genome shotgun sequence and carries:
- the LOC123258003 gene encoding pyridoxine/pyridoxamine 5'-phosphate oxidase, whose translation is MAVALIFATRARIKILFFDMIFSSEKDPIDLFSKWYKEVLNSSYREPTAMTLATCSKDCIPSARVVLLKEYSKEGFVFFTNINSRKGKELTENPKAALVFHWIEFSRQVRIEGEVKLLNSKKADEYFSSRARDSQISAWCSKQSSILKDWQDFEQAIKLKEKEFHNTQVSRPDFWVGFCVIPKVIEFWQEGEYRKHIRFRYTLVEGSDWKVEQLYP